A single window of Columba livia isolate bColLiv1 breed racing homer chromosome 16, bColLiv1.pat.W.v2, whole genome shotgun sequence DNA harbors:
- the ZGPAT gene encoding zinc finger CCCH-type with G patch domain-containing protein, with protein MMDEESLEAAIQTYNAQLQQVELALGAGLDPSQQSDLIQLQEDLKQLIELTESSLVSVKKSKLLATLDPNASSSSSLAGLESGTTPDSSAQDEEYAAFKEAIAELGTDEKLSANNDVISKKDDDETDDKCESKYNEEEEDPDREEEGEEELSGMKVKAPYYSSWGTLEYHNAMIVGMEELEDGSAGVRVLYLYPTHKSLKPCPFFLDDKCRFKENCRFSHGQVVAVEELQPFQEPDLSALGVGSACLAKHSDGIWYTAKITDIDSGYYTVKFDSLLLKEAVVEGDSIIPPLRSDDGASSAESDEDSVDDSGYAKVIDSGVPENGEWTPACSSSFGGWEAHTRGIGSKLLVRMGYEFGKGLGKNCDGRVEPVQAVVLPRGKSLDQCAEVLQKKKLGKLDPGKSGKCRAKGNSSGRSPVGGRKPPRNVFDFLNEKLRGKSAGEKAGGTALPARSSKEIYRASKSSRKALSVRLLQTAEKIEQTQRDIIGIQQALERNFGRHSVAAARLEEKLANAHKQLGQLQAQEASLQREQEKADTHKKMTEF; from the exons ATGATGGATGAAGAGAGTCTGGAAGCTGCCATCCAGACCTACAACGCGCAGCTGCAGCAGGTGGAGCTGGCGCTGGGGGCTGGCCTGGACCCCTCGCAGCAGTCGGACTTGATTCAGTTGCAGGAGGATTTAAAGCAGCTGATAGAACTGACCGAGTCCAGCCTGGTGTCTGTTAAAAAGAGCAAACTCTTGGCTACTTTAGATCCAaatgcctcctcctcctcctccctagCAGGTCTGGAGTCGGGCACCACCCCAGACAGTTCTGCCCAAGATGAGGAATATGCGGCTTTTAAGGAAGCGATTGCTGAGCTGGGAACTGATGAGAAACTTTCAGCTAATAATGATGTGATATCTAAAAAAGATGATGATGAAACTGATGACAAATGCGAATCGAAGTAcaatgaagaggaggaggaccctgacagagaggaggagggggaggaggaactGAGTGGGATGAAGGTGAAAGCCCCTTACTACAGTTCGTGGGGGACCCTGGAGTACCATAACGCCATGATCGTGGggatggaggagctggaggacgGCAGCGCGGGGGTCCGAGTGCTGTATCTCTACCCCACTCACAAGTCTCTCAAGCCGTGTCCTTTCTTCCTGGATGACAAGTGCAGATTTAAAGAGAACTGTCG GTTTTCACACGGCCAGGTGGTCGCTGTGGAGGAACTTCAGCCGTTCCAAGAGCCCGACCTGAGCGCGCTGGGCGTGGGCTCAGCCTGCCTGGCCAAACACAGCGACGGGATCTGGTACACGGCCAAAATAACCG ACATCGACAGTGGTTACTACACGGTGAAGTTTGATTCCCTGCTGCTCAAGGAAGCTGTGGTGGAAGGAGACAGCATCATTCCCCCGCTGCGCAGTGATGACGGTGCCTCGTCTGCAGAGTCTGACGAGGACAGCGTCGATGATTCGGGTTACGCTAAAG TGATAGATTCGGGAGTTCCAGAGAACGGGGAATGGACTCCCGCGTGCAGCTCCTCTTTCGGGGGCTGGGAAGCCCATACCCGTGGTATTGGCTCCAAACTCCTTGTTCGGATGGGATACGAGTTTGGGAAAG GGTTAGGGAAGAATTGCGATGGCCGAGTGGAGCCGGTGCAGGCTGTGGTGCTTCCTCGAGGGAAATCCCTCGACCAGTGCGCTGAGGTGCTGCAGAAGAAGAAACTGGGAAAGCTGGACCCAGGCAAATCGGGGAAATGCCGAGCAAAGGGAAACAGCTCCGGACGGTCCCCTGTGGGCGGCCGTAAGCCTCCCCGCAACGTGTTTGACTTTTTGAATGAGAAACTGCGCGGGAAGAGCGCTGGGGAGAAGGCTGGAGGGACAGCACTGCCTGCGAGGAGCAGCAAAGAGATCTACCGTGccagcaagagcagcaggaaggcCCTGAGCGTCCGACTCCTCCAGACAGCGGAGAAGATTGAACAAACGCAGAGGGATATCATAGGGATCCAGCAGGCCCTGGAACGCAACTTTGGACG ACACAGCGTTGCTGCAGCTCggctggaggagaagctggCAAATGCACACAagcagctggggcagctgcaggcacAGGAGGCCAGTCTGCAGCGGGAGCAGGAGAAAGCCGACACGCACAAGAAGATGACGGAGTTCTGA